In Acidobacteriota bacterium, a single genomic region encodes these proteins:
- a CDS encoding carboxypeptidase-like regulatory domain-containing protein: MPLPKDRKRTDPPMPNPWLAPRPASSDHRSAAPSGCPPQPAMVPHSSARHSSARLLRCLLLSAGAVCLGLVLLWAAPAEADAYQKGEPVQFTGLVTDGEGVPIADVQVVLEASRNKFNYRKLRRTRVDDFRVSSTTNSSGEYRIRWPWNEYYNGFELLVTIPVRRHDGEHLRVLLRKDISDQTLTGSPVVTPLVIDDTSFLETFRRFLAALDSDDEKRVYQEQGRPDKVEEPRAGEGAWWYFDRGKVYRFENGRLTKVDSFDPIRPIDG; this comes from the coding sequence ATGCCCCTACCGAAGGACCGCAAAAGGACCGACCCGCCCATGCCCAATCCCTGGCTCGCCCCTCGCCCCGCGTCTTCCGACCACCGCTCCGCTGCTCCCTCGGGCTGCCCGCCGCAGCCAGCAATGGTCCCCCACAGCTCGGCCCGCCACAGCTCGGCGCGCCTCCTGCGCTGCTTGCTTCTGTCCGCCGGTGCGGTGTGCCTGGGATTGGTTCTGCTCTGGGCCGCCCCGGCCGAGGCCGACGCCTATCAGAAGGGCGAACCGGTGCAATTCACCGGCCTGGTCACCGACGGCGAGGGAGTTCCCATCGCCGATGTGCAGGTGGTCCTGGAAGCCAGCCGCAACAAATTCAATTACCGCAAGCTGCGGCGCACCCGGGTCGACGATTTCCGCGTCAGCAGCACCACCAACAGCAGCGGTGAATACCGCATCCGCTGGCCGTGGAACGAGTACTACAACGGCTTCGAGCTATTGGTGACGATTCCGGTGCGGCGCCACGACGGTGAGCATCTGCGGGTGCTGCTGCGCAAGGACATCTCCGACCAGACTCTCACCGGCAGCCCGGTGGTCACTCCCCTGGTGATCGACGACACCAGCTTCCTCGAGACCTTCCGCCGCTTCCTGGCGGCCCTGGACAGCGACGACGAGAAGCGCGTCTACCAGGAGCAGGGACGGCCGGACAAGGTCGAGGAACCGCGGGCCGGCGAGGGCGCCTGGTGGTATTTCGACCGTGGCAAGGTCTATCGCTTCGAGAACGGGCGACTGACCAAGGTGGATAGCTTCGATCCCATCAGGCCCATCGACGGCTGA
- a CDS encoding carboxypeptidase regulatory-like domain-containing protein, whose amino-acid sequence MPIFADGFESGDYFAWSQAVFDTPDNTPPSLTITAPVAPVLFNEHIVPIELVYSDDDSGVALNSLAVHVDGIPITSSCAIQAGTASCESFYLGAGSHSISASIWDQAGHRTDAARSVTIIRDISPPVITLITPPEENALFATPTLLVTGTVSDADEVADVLVSAEPIPLTDDPPQQERLVQSIRGRIEGDTFSGEVPLGEGLNLVVVRAFDRAGNEAVVSRFATRDSTAPTLAIESPQSGAVVNVDQVLVTGQAFDEAHEVTLSVGGVPTPLDLRSFAATVPLSEGMNAVLVEVIDEAGNTTSETLQVERLTIPTVTITSPTYGTRVGVAAVEVLGTVSDPNASVRVNGVVATTGGGTFQATIPLNPGGTLIAAVATSASGAQATSKTKVFRDLSAPRIAVTSPADGSTVHQAAIPVVGLVNDVVPGTVDAVDVNVWVNGQPAQVANRSFLLPDLVLSPGDNDITVTAEDVAGNLTSETVTVHYEPLVGARIERLSGNLQSAVIETPVGAPLVVRVLDPADQPVEGAVVVFRVAQGNGSVGAGSRTTSVLTDANGEAATPYQLGTRAGVGNQRVIAEAAGYVGSAEFLATALPGPPAYLHVDAGGQQRGAALQLLPDPMSVVVTDAGFNRLPGIEVEYQVAQGQAVFEETATPTLSMLTDADGRAAAQVRLGAEEGVANVVIEVALPGNPTASPATFVASTFAAGNPALTRISGIVLDNASEPVPGVTLSLAGTSHSTQANEDGLFSLAGVPVGTFHLEADGSTATRPGTWPHLEFEITTIPGRENTLGMPIFLLPLDTERGLQVSATEGGTLTLPELPGFSLTVDPGSVTFPDGTQEGTVSVTLVHGDKVPKVPNFGQQPTFLLTIQPAGALFDPPASLSMPNVDALAPGTVTELYSFDHDLGSFVSIGPGTVSEDGTMVVADPGVGILKAGWHCGGNPAPTGTPHDCPQCKVCDGSRCVPGCDLEEGTEPAPVLGETAFEVEGACLCDDGNPCTFNDRCDTGPCIGTHINIDSVLASVDGGPGPLELPLVGTSTREVEFVSQPSPSDHGCPDLRYTWQTGDGGYYRDSLTLHSYSRVGTFKPTATITCGSCPFETASKTLDVEVFPLAIRLEQEGDIEISTDGKYTEDATIRVTAVNADTGEVVEDFQGMVSIEERPRPRVGTVYDKFAGELPAAVQITAGGTATFLARSQVNHQSGRAPTSALLTVPDMPLYGGQELEVEQWVDTGPVDPRSQGAVYDWLEHRLRDLFVDFSSNLAVNPALETISHYEVDENLSAVGQTQLTHTPTSVVVFNPLAATNMRVPGTQSLSRCSDEAREDLAVTLIHEARHSYHDYLTTLDLAAPDDFDGRPNNDDDQDWLVEVVPAGLCPCDFLVDTSLPRNGCDYEAGNGAGLVVEDLTFLGDAIVDDQIEAFYVWEMDAVQFSIQHSP is encoded by the coding sequence GTGCCGATCTTCGCGGACGGCTTTGAGAGCGGCGATTATTTTGCCTGGTCTCAGGCGGTGTTTGATACGCCGGACAACACCCCACCAAGCCTCACCATCACAGCTCCAGTAGCTCCCGTCCTCTTTAACGAGCACATCGTCCCCATCGAGCTCGTTTATTCTGACGATGACTCCGGAGTCGCTCTGAACAGCTTGGCCGTCCATGTCGATGGAATTCCGATTACGAGTAGCTGCGCAATTCAAGCCGGTACAGCGAGCTGTGAAAGCTTCTATCTCGGTGCAGGGAGTCACTCGATCTCCGCATCGATCTGGGATCAAGCCGGACACCGGACGGATGCCGCCCGCTCGGTGACGATTATTCGGGACATCAGCCCTCCGGTAATCACCCTCATAACGCCCCCCGAGGAGAATGCGCTTTTCGCGACACCGACGCTCCTGGTCACCGGCACGGTATCGGACGCCGATGAAGTCGCCGATGTCTTGGTCAGTGCAGAGCCAATTCCCCTCACCGACGACCCTCCTCAGCAAGAGCGCCTCGTGCAGTCGATCCGAGGCAGGATCGAGGGCGACACCTTCTCTGGGGAGGTGCCCCTTGGCGAAGGGTTGAATCTGGTCGTGGTGCGGGCTTTTGATCGAGCCGGCAATGAGGCGGTCGTTTCGAGGTTCGCCACGCGCGACTCCACTGCCCCGACCCTCGCCATCGAGTCGCCGCAAAGTGGAGCGGTGGTGAACGTGGACCAGGTCCTGGTCACGGGGCAAGCGTTTGACGAGGCGCATGAGGTCACGCTCTCGGTCGGCGGTGTTCCTACGCCTCTGGACCTGCGCTCCTTTGCTGCGACCGTGCCCCTTTCTGAGGGTATGAATGCTGTCCTGGTCGAGGTTATAGATGAGGCCGGCAATACGACGTCCGAGACGCTTCAGGTCGAGCGGCTGACGATTCCTACCGTCACCATCACGAGCCCCACTTACGGTACGCGGGTCGGTGTAGCAGCAGTAGAAGTCCTGGGCACCGTCTCCGATCCCAACGCGAGCGTCCGCGTGAATGGCGTTGTGGCGACGACAGGTGGCGGCACCTTCCAGGCGACGATCCCGCTCAACCCCGGAGGTACCTTGATTGCCGCAGTCGCCACCAGTGCTTCGGGCGCTCAGGCGACCTCCAAGACGAAGGTCTTCCGGGATCTGAGCGCACCTCGCATCGCGGTCACCTCGCCCGCTGATGGCAGCACGGTGCACCAAGCGGCGATTCCTGTGGTGGGCCTGGTCAACGATGTGGTGCCCGGAACCGTCGATGCGGTCGATGTGAACGTCTGGGTCAACGGGCAGCCTGCGCAGGTGGCGAACCGGTCGTTCTTACTCCCGGATCTCGTCCTCTCCCCAGGGGATAACGACATCACGGTCACCGCTGAGGACGTTGCGGGGAATCTCACCAGCGAGACTGTGACCGTTCACTATGAGCCACTCGTGGGCGCGCGTATCGAGAGGCTTTCTGGAAATCTGCAAAGCGCCGTCATCGAAACGCCCGTGGGCGCTCCCCTGGTGGTCCGAGTCCTCGACCCGGCTGACCAGCCAGTTGAAGGTGCTGTGGTCGTCTTCCGCGTGGCGCAGGGCAATGGCAGCGTGGGAGCGGGCTCGCGAACCACCTCCGTGCTCACGGATGCGAACGGCGAAGCTGCGACGCCCTATCAGCTGGGAACGCGGGCCGGCGTCGGGAATCAACGGGTGATCGCAGAAGCTGCGGGTTATGTGGGCAGTGCTGAGTTCCTTGCGACGGCGTTACCCGGCCCACCGGCCTACCTCCATGTCGACGCCGGCGGCCAGCAGCGTGGTGCCGCGCTTCAACTGCTGCCGGATCCCATGTCCGTGGTGGTCACAGATGCTGGATTCAACCGCTTGCCGGGTATAGAGGTTGAATATCAGGTAGCGCAAGGTCAGGCGGTTTTCGAAGAGACAGCGACGCCGACACTCTCGATGCTCACGGACGCAGATGGACGGGCAGCAGCCCAGGTCCGCCTCGGAGCGGAAGAGGGGGTGGCCAATGTGGTGATCGAGGTCGCGCTCCCCGGCAATCCCACCGCGAGCCCCGCTACCTTCGTCGCCTCGACATTCGCTGCGGGGAATCCGGCTCTAACCCGAATCTCCGGAATCGTCCTGGACAATGCGAGCGAACCGGTTCCCGGTGTCACCCTTAGCTTGGCTGGGACCAGTCATAGCACGCAGGCCAACGAGGACGGCCTCTTCAGTCTTGCAGGGGTTCCGGTGGGCACGTTCCACCTTGAAGCGGATGGCAGCACGGCGACGCGGCCGGGCACCTGGCCACATCTGGAGTTCGAGATCACGACCATTCCTGGTCGGGAAAACACTCTGGGCATGCCCATCTTCCTCTTGCCCTTGGATACGGAGCGAGGGCTTCAGGTCTCAGCGACCGAGGGCGGAACCTTGACGCTGCCCGAGCTTCCCGGATTCTCCCTGACCGTCGACCCAGGATCCGTCACCTTCCCGGACGGTACACAGGAGGGTACGGTCAGCGTCACCCTCGTGCATGGCGATAAGGTGCCGAAAGTGCCGAACTTCGGTCAGCAGCCAACCTTCCTGCTCACGATCCAACCTGCGGGCGCCCTCTTCGATCCCCCGGCAAGCCTCTCCATGCCGAACGTGGATGCGCTGGCACCGGGTACGGTGACGGAGCTCTACTCCTTCGACCACGACCTCGGCTCCTTTGTCAGCATCGGCCCCGGGACGGTGAGCGAAGATGGGACGATGGTGGTAGCGGATCCCGGGGTGGGGATCCTCAAGGCCGGCTGGCATTGCGGTGGCAATCCAGCGCCTACCGGTACGCCCCACGACTGCCCGCAGTGCAAGGTGTGTGATGGGAGTCGGTGTGTTCCGGGGTGTGATCTCGAGGAAGGTACGGAGCCAGCACCCGTCTTGGGCGAGACTGCATTCGAGGTCGAGGGAGCGTGCCTCTGTGATGATGGGAACCCTTGTACTTTCAATGACCGCTGTGACACGGGGCCTTGTATCGGGACACACATCAACATCGATTCTGTTCTCGCCTCCGTAGACGGGGGACCTGGTCCTCTAGAACTTCCTCTCGTAGGAACCAGCACGCGCGAGGTCGAGTTTGTCTCCCAGCCTAGTCCGTCCGACCATGGCTGCCCGGACCTTCGCTATACCTGGCAAACAGGTGACGGTGGCTACTATCGGGATTCACTGACGCTGCATAGCTACTCCAGAGTGGGTACGTTCAAGCCCACAGCGACGATTACATGTGGATCTTGCCCGTTCGAGACGGCGAGCAAGACGCTCGATGTAGAGGTCTTTCCGCTTGCTATTCGTCTGGAGCAGGAGGGAGATATCGAGATCAGTACAGATGGGAAATACACCGAAGATGCGACGATTCGGGTAACGGCTGTTAATGCTGATACCGGTGAGGTAGTGGAAGATTTCCAAGGAATGGTAAGTATTGAGGAGCGACCTCGTCCACGGGTTGGAACAGTCTACGACAAGTTCGCAGGAGAGCTGCCTGCGGCAGTACAGATTACCGCTGGCGGAACCGCTACCTTTCTTGCGAGATCCCAAGTCAATCATCAGAGCGGACGCGCTCCGACCTCGGCCCTACTAACAGTACCTGACATGCCCCTCTATGGCGGGCAGGAGCTGGAGGTTGAGCAATGGGTAGATACAGGGCCAGTAGATCCCCGTTCGCAGGGTGCAGTATATGATTGGCTTGAGCATCGGCTTCGAGATTTGTTTGTGGATTTCTCTTCCAACCTGGCAGTCAATCCTGCTTTGGAAACGATCAGTCACTATGAAGTCGACGAAAATCTGTCCGCCGTAGGGCAAACTCAGCTCACTCACACACCGACCTCAGTGGTTGTGTTTAATCCTCTGGCGGCTACAAATATGAGAGTGCCAGGTACTCAGTCGCTCTCGCGCTGTAGCGACGAAGCGAGAGAGGATTTAGCGGTAACTTTGATTCATGAGGCGCGACATTCCTACCACGACTATCTGACGACTCTCGATTTGGCAGCGCCTGACGATTTTGATGGGCGTCCGAACAACGATGACGATCAGGATTGGCTTGTAGAGGTCGTGCCGGCCGGATTGTGCCCTTGTGACTTTCTAGTCGATACATCCTTGCCAAGGAATGGCTGCGACTACGAAGCAGGTAACGGAGCAGGGCTTGTCGTCGAGGACTTAACCTTCCTCGGTGATGCAATCGTGGATGATCAGATCGAGGCATTCTATGTGTGGGAGATGGATGCTGTTCAGTTCTCCATTCAGCACAGCCCCTGA
- the purH gene encoding bifunctional phosphoribosylaminoimidazolecarboxamide formyltransferase/IMP cyclohydrolase translates to MLPIRRALISVSDKSGLAAFARGLHELGIEILSTGGTAAFLEEKEIPVVRVSEATGFPEILDGRVKTLHPRIHGGILADRARAAHLGQLKEHGIIPIDLVAVNLYPFERTAAADDATYEEVVEMIDIGGPGMIRAAAKNHSGVAVVVRPEDYAEVLAALQESQGAVPEAMRRRLALEAFRHTAHYDRAIGEWLGEQLADGEDEADAAKAAQEASFPEQLEVGLEREMVPRYGENPHQRAAVYRHRDGAGLFGGMEQLQGKELSWNNLLDADAARKMVSQFSQPAVVIVKHNNPCGVGWGHQLKVAYERALATDPVSAFGSIIALNRPVNDAVAELMNKLFVEVVIAPGFKKDALARMAKKKARRLIKAPLFEPGAELDLRSVAGGMLAQEVDAREDDAETWTYPTQRQPTEEERQALELAWKVCRYVKSNAIVLANQHQTVGIGAGQMSRVDSCELAVKKAQLPTAGCAAASDAFFPFRDGLDALAQAGVTAVIQPGGSKRDGEVIAAADEHGIALVHTGTRHFRH, encoded by the coding sequence ATGCTCCCCATTCGCCGCGCTCTGATCTCCGTTTCCGACAAATCCGGCCTCGCCGCCTTCGCCCGCGGTCTCCACGAGCTGGGAATCGAGATTCTGTCCACCGGCGGCACCGCCGCATTCCTCGAGGAGAAGGAGATTCCGGTGGTCCGGGTCTCGGAGGCCACCGGCTTCCCGGAGATCCTCGACGGCCGGGTCAAGACGCTGCACCCGCGCATCCACGGCGGCATCCTGGCGGACCGCGCCCGCGCCGCGCACCTGGGCCAGCTCAAGGAGCACGGCATCATCCCCATCGACCTGGTGGCGGTGAACCTCTATCCCTTCGAGCGCACCGCCGCCGCGGACGATGCCACTTACGAGGAAGTGGTGGAGATGATCGACATCGGTGGGCCGGGGATGATCCGGGCGGCAGCGAAGAATCACAGCGGAGTCGCCGTGGTGGTGCGGCCGGAGGATTACGCCGAGGTGTTGGCGGCCTTGCAGGAGAGCCAGGGCGCGGTGCCGGAAGCCATGCGCCGGCGGTTGGCTCTGGAAGCCTTCCGCCACACGGCGCACTACGACCGCGCCATCGGAGAGTGGCTGGGAGAGCAGCTGGCGGATGGGGAGGACGAGGCGGATGCCGCGAAAGCCGCCCAGGAGGCCAGCTTCCCCGAGCAGCTGGAGGTCGGCCTGGAGCGGGAGATGGTTCCCCGCTATGGCGAGAATCCGCACCAGCGGGCTGCCGTCTATCGCCACCGCGACGGCGCTGGGCTCTTCGGCGGCATGGAGCAGCTGCAGGGCAAGGAGCTGTCCTGGAACAATCTGCTGGACGCCGACGCGGCCCGCAAGATGGTGTCCCAATTCAGCCAGCCGGCGGTGGTCATCGTCAAGCACAACAATCCCTGTGGCGTCGGCTGGGGACACCAGCTGAAGGTCGCCTACGAGCGCGCCCTGGCCACCGACCCGGTCTCCGCCTTCGGCTCCATCATCGCCCTCAACCGGCCGGTCAATGATGCCGTGGCGGAGCTGATGAACAAGCTCTTCGTGGAGGTGGTGATCGCCCCCGGATTCAAGAAGGACGCCCTCGCTCGGATGGCGAAGAAGAAGGCCCGGCGCCTGATCAAGGCACCGCTCTTCGAGCCCGGCGCCGAGCTGGACCTGCGTTCCGTGGCCGGCGGCATGCTGGCTCAGGAGGTGGACGCCCGGGAGGACGACGCCGAGACCTGGACCTATCCCACCCAGCGCCAGCCCACGGAGGAGGAGCGCCAAGCCCTGGAGCTGGCCTGGAAGGTCTGCCGCTACGTCAAGTCCAACGCCATCGTTCTCGCCAACCAGCATCAGACGGTGGGCATCGGCGCCGGCCAGATGAGCCGTGTCGACTCCTGCGAGCTGGCGGTGAAGAAGGCCCAGTTGCCGACGGCAGGCTGCGCCGCCGCCTCCGACGCCTTCTTTCCCTTCCGGGACGGCCTGGACGCCCTGGCGCAGGCGGGGGTGACGGCGGTGATCCAGCCCGGGGGCAGCAAGCGAGACGGCGAGGTCATCGCCGCCGCCGACGAGCACGGCATTGCGCTGGTCCACACCGGAACGCGGCACTTCCGGCATTGA
- a CDS encoding outer membrane lipoprotein carrier protein LolA yields the protein MQRLRSSSQPRPHRFAPLGLAVLLLWGLWGSPAAAEGSDPWETLEQVRAASETAGILSADFDQSYVPAGFDTAEERSGRMFMELPDCLRVEYSEPYPESYLICGGVVHAWNPEDGSGRRYLVDPEDEPGLDLLLLSTGELRRRYQATVEEGADGALEILLEPHVTTERLREAAFMVRPQTHRIVGIRYRDADGGTTTFELENYQEVEGRDVFTAPRDIEWQGES from the coding sequence TTGCAACGATTGCGCTCTTCCTCCCAGCCCCGCCCTCACCGCTTCGCTCCTCTCGGCCTCGCCGTACTCCTGCTGTGGGGCCTCTGGGGAAGCCCTGCAGCTGCGGAAGGCAGCGACCCCTGGGAGACCCTGGAGCAAGTGCGGGCCGCCAGCGAAACCGCTGGCATCCTCAGCGCCGACTTCGATCAGAGCTATGTGCCGGCGGGGTTCGATACCGCCGAAGAGCGGAGCGGCCGGATGTTCATGGAGCTCCCGGACTGCCTGCGAGTAGAGTACTCCGAGCCGTATCCGGAAAGCTATTTGATTTGCGGCGGGGTGGTTCATGCTTGGAATCCGGAGGACGGCAGCGGCCGGCGCTACCTGGTGGATCCGGAGGACGAGCCCGGACTGGACCTGCTGCTACTCTCCACCGGTGAGCTGCGGCGGCGCTACCAGGCCACCGTGGAGGAAGGCGCCGATGGCGCGCTGGAGATCCTCCTCGAGCCCCATGTGACCACCGAGCGCCTGCGGGAGGCGGCCTTCATGGTGCGCCCCCAGACTCATCGCATCGTCGGCATCCGCTACCGCGACGCCGACGGCGGCACCACCACCTTCGAGCTGGAGAATTACCAGGAGGTGGAGGGCCGCGACGTCTTCACCGCTCCCCGCGACATCGAGTGGCAGGGAGAGAGCTGA